In Providencia zhijiangensis, a single window of DNA contains:
- a CDS encoding GTPase family protein, with translation MKKLSGYALIRRHLRRYPRSLRQTLLKELNQLVTYQPVIGIMGKTGVGKSSLCNALFRSQVCAVNAIEACTRQPQQVKLRFGRHTLTLVDLPGVGESQQRDEEYRELYREWIPKLDMVLWVLKADDRAFSIEEQFYQTVFTEYNGELPAITWILNQVDKIEPVEQWHWASAQPSKQQQAHITLKRHVIAKQMHISADTIIPISVKGRYHLPQLVEAIITRLPKQALSPLIPHLQNIYQTTTVINHARSSFGDTVVDIIERVIDFAPLPQVARHALKSTTHHIAKAARSVWSFFFS, from the coding sequence ATGAAAAAATTATCGGGCTATGCCCTTATTCGTCGCCATCTGCGACGCTACCCTCGTTCACTGCGTCAAACCTTATTAAAAGAACTCAATCAGCTTGTTACCTATCAGCCTGTGATTGGCATTATGGGAAAAACAGGTGTTGGGAAATCCAGTCTGTGTAATGCCTTATTTCGCAGTCAAGTTTGTGCTGTCAATGCTATTGAAGCTTGTACTCGGCAGCCCCAACAGGTCAAATTGCGCTTTGGACGACACACACTAACGCTAGTTGATTTACCGGGTGTCGGAGAAAGCCAACAGCGTGATGAGGAGTATCGTGAGCTCTATCGTGAGTGGATACCTAAACTCGATATGGTGCTTTGGGTACTCAAAGCTGATGACCGTGCTTTCTCCATTGAAGAGCAGTTTTATCAAACAGTATTCACGGAGTATAACGGAGAGCTACCAGCTATTACTTGGATTTTGAATCAAGTTGATAAGATAGAGCCTGTCGAGCAGTGGCACTGGGCATCCGCACAGCCTTCAAAACAGCAGCAAGCTCATATCACATTGAAACGACATGTTATCGCCAAACAAATGCATATCTCTGCAGATACCATCATTCCGATATCTGTTAAAGGCCGATATCATCTCCCCCAATTGGTGGAGGCGATTATTACTCGTCTCCCAAAGCAAGCACTTAGTCCCTTAATCCCACATCTACAAAATATCTATCAGACCACAACGGTTATCAATCATGCGCGTAGCTCTTTCGGTGATACGGTCGTAGATATCATTGAGCGCGTGATTGATTTCGCTCCACTTCCTCAAGTCGCTCGGCACGCCCTCAAATCAACAACTCATCATATTGCTAAAGCAGCGCGCTCTGTCTGGTCATTTTTCTTTAGTTAA
- a CDS encoding inovirus Gp2 family protein, translating to MQEYSYNKKYQNVFVDVINQAVNEFPRTLALRIDLRFPSDYKYSNSSLEITRFIESLKAKLRVDCLRKNKIWGRRWRNRLRYIWVREIGNSNRRKHYHALLLLNKDLYHGAGKFDSDNSLAALIQQAWYSALGLDSIMYSSLVHFPVSGVFHLNINKEDYEQKLNQLLKRMEYLAKNYTKSYDDGYRSIGRSRQ from the coding sequence ATGCAAGAATACTCATACAATAAAAAATATCAAAATGTGTTTGTTGATGTAATCAATCAAGCAGTAAATGAATTTCCCCGTACTTTAGCTTTACGGATAGACCTACGTTTTCCAAGTGATTACAAATATAGTAATTCAAGTCTAGAAATAACTCGTTTTATTGAATCACTTAAAGCCAAACTACGTGTTGATTGTCTAAGGAAAAATAAAATTTGGGGACGTCGCTGGCGAAATCGTTTACGTTATATATGGGTACGTGAAATAGGCAATAGTAACCGACGTAAACATTATCATGCTTTATTATTACTTAATAAAGACTTATACCACGGTGCAGGAAAGTTCGATTCTGATAATAGTTTAGCCGCCTTAATTCAACAGGCATGGTATAGCGCTTTAGGATTAGATTCTATTATGTATTCATCATTAGTACATTTTCCTGTTAGTGGAGTCTTTCATTTGAATATTAATAAGGAAGATTATGAACAGAAGCTTAACCAGCTATTAAAGCGCATGGAGTATTTGGCTAAAAACTATACTAAAAGTTATGACGATGGGTATAGGTCTATTGGGAGGAGTAGACAATGA
- a CDS encoding YfjI family protein: protein MNHFPLNAFPSKLREVILDVEELTQAPIPLIASSVISAISLASQRLINVKVNPFFESPVSLFLFVIANSGERKTTVDRMVMRPFYQHDESLLRKFDESNKNYSIELKVWEIKEKAILGLIKKKTAEGQYTEVESKRLKELQAEKPMRPKSQRYIYSNVTPEALQSAMSQHSSNIGLIADEGANILDRQVMKDLSFINSMWDGVDFHVERKTTQSFTIEDGRITLSMMVQKKPFDLYLKRQGEKARGSGFFARCLPVFIDENLSTQGERFIRPHSNEQVHLCCFYQKTTELLMAGSQNIKNSYRECLLLDIEAQYEWEKIYNKIEYQIHPDRKYANMNDFASKLSNNVARLSALLSYFTEGSCAIKKEYIQGAWLLCEWYMEQAINLFSYEDGYYEALLLSWLNREYSRRNSDYIKFNDIRRNGPNSLRKGKLLEKVIFNLEKAKAIDIEYSRKGARLVCEGAQFRYNDFTNNPIFSFY, encoded by the coding sequence ATGAACCATTTCCCTTTGAATGCATTTCCATCCAAATTACGTGAAGTTATTTTAGATGTTGAAGAACTTACGCAAGCTCCTATCCCATTAATTGCATCATCGGTAATTAGTGCTATTTCATTAGCTAGCCAAAGACTAATTAATGTGAAAGTTAATCCATTTTTTGAATCTCCAGTATCGTTATTTTTATTTGTGATAGCCAACTCAGGAGAAAGAAAAACGACAGTTGATAGAATGGTCATGAGACCATTTTATCAACATGATGAGAGCTTGTTACGTAAATTTGATGAAAGTAATAAAAATTACTCAATTGAATTGAAAGTATGGGAAATTAAAGAAAAAGCCATTTTAGGTTTAATAAAGAAAAAAACAGCTGAAGGGCAATACACTGAGGTAGAGTCTAAACGTTTAAAAGAGTTACAAGCTGAAAAGCCTATGCGGCCTAAATCTCAGCGATATATTTATAGTAATGTAACCCCGGAAGCGTTACAGTCCGCTATGTCACAACATTCTTCAAACATAGGTCTAATTGCTGATGAAGGTGCTAATATATTAGATAGACAGGTTATGAAAGATCTGAGTTTTATTAATTCAATGTGGGATGGTGTTGATTTTCATGTTGAACGTAAAACAACCCAAAGTTTTACAATAGAAGATGGTCGTATTACTTTATCTATGATGGTACAAAAGAAACCATTTGATTTATATTTAAAACGTCAAGGTGAAAAGGCGAGAGGAAGTGGTTTTTTTGCTCGTTGTTTACCTGTTTTTATCGATGAAAATTTGTCGACACAAGGGGAACGATTTATTCGACCTCATTCAAATGAACAAGTACACCTTTGTTGTTTTTATCAAAAAACAACTGAATTATTAATGGCGGGGAGCCAGAATATAAAAAATAGTTATAGAGAATGTTTATTATTAGATATAGAGGCACAGTATGAATGGGAAAAAATATATAATAAAATTGAGTATCAAATTCATCCTGATAGAAAGTACGCTAATATGAATGACTTTGCATCAAAATTATCGAATAATGTTGCTCGGCTATCGGCATTGCTCAGTTATTTTACAGAGGGGAGTTGTGCAATAAAAAAAGAATATATTCAAGGTGCGTGGTTATTATGCGAGTGGTATATGGAACAGGCTATTAATCTGTTTTCTTATGAAGATGGTTACTATGAAGCATTACTATTATCATGGCTAAATCGAGAGTATTCCCGTCGAAATAGTGATTACATTAAATTTAATGATATTCGACGTAATGGACCTAACTCATTACGAAAGGGTAAATTACTTGAAAAAGTTATATTTAATCTAGAGAAAGCTAAAGCTATTGATATTGAATATTCACGGAAAGGTGCAAGGTTAGTCTGTGAAGGAGCTCAATTTAGATACAATGATTTTACAAACAATCCGATTTTTTCGTTTTATTAA
- a CDS encoding helix-turn-helix transcriptional regulator, which translates to MSSYSVKILRMPAVNKKLGIAPSTIYDWVNPKSPRYDETFPKQRQLGSKSVGWLESEIDEWLLKRKITTI; encoded by the coding sequence ATGTCTTCATACAGTGTCAAAATTTTACGCATGCCCGCTGTTAACAAAAAGCTTGGGATCGCCCCTTCTACTATTTACGATTGGGTTAATCCCAAATCTCCCCGTTACGATGAAACATTTCCAAAACAACGCCAATTAGGAAGTAAGTCTGTTGGATGGTTAGAATCGGAGATTGACGAGTGGCTTTTAAAACGAAAAATAACCACCATTTGA
- a CDS encoding lecithin retinol acyltransferase family protein, with translation MGTLNLKVGDHIYSPRTGYTHHGIYIGGDKVVHYAGLSHGLSKDGIQETTLIEFSGEKQLIGVVQHEYSIYTPEEIVNRARQKIGEDDYNVATNNCEHFANWCVTGTKESKQVQSVVKATVNVVNVSYNGYTIYKYLNGAQAGAGLLKTVVNAASTSALRTTAPTIINSTVASTTASSAISSFAATSTASNLAGVVGGSAAGITSGVAASGGTTVALSALTGVSAVGAAPVIVGVAVATGVGLGVKYLWGKIFD, from the coding sequence ATGGGCACATTAAATCTGAAAGTAGGAGATCATATTTATTCTCCACGAACAGGCTACACACACCACGGTATTTATATTGGCGGTGATAAAGTAGTTCACTATGCAGGCCTTTCACATGGTCTTTCTAAAGACGGCATTCAAGAAACAACGCTTATTGAATTTTCAGGCGAGAAGCAACTTATTGGCGTTGTTCAACATGAATACTCAATCTACACTCCAGAAGAAATAGTTAACAGAGCTAGACAAAAAATAGGTGAAGATGATTACAATGTAGCTACAAATAATTGTGAACACTTCGCCAACTGGTGCGTAACTGGAACAAAGGAAAGTAAGCAGGTACAGTCCGTTGTAAAAGCAACAGTTAATGTTGTCAATGTTTCTTACAATGGATACACAATATATAAATATTTAAACGGAGCACAAGCTGGTGCTGGTCTGCTGAAAACCGTTGTGAATGCAGCTAGTACTAGCGCACTAAGAACCACAGCACCAACAATAATAAATTCAACCGTTGCTTCAACCACAGCATCAAGTGCCATTAGCTCTTTTGCGGCAACGTCTACAGCTTCAAATTTAGCAGGTGTGGTTGGAGGAAGTGCGGCTGGGATCACGAGTGGGGTTGCAGCTTCGGGGGGAACAACCGTCGCGTTGTCAGCATTAACAGGAGTAAGTGCTGTAGGTGCTGCACCAGTCATTGTTGGTGTGGCCGTTGCCACTGGAGTTGGTTTAGGTGTTAAGTACCTTTGGGGTAAAATATTTGACTAA
- a CDS encoding type I restriction-modification system subunit M: MTNNNFSSTAAFLWSVADLLRGDFKQSQYGRIILPFTLLRRLECVLAATKADVLAKYDAVKSMPIEAQDKLLTHAAQLSFYNTSKMDLNRLGETGVANNLQNYIQSFSPNAREIFEYFDFFNTIDKLEEADLLYKVAKRFATTDLHPDAISNYGMGLVFEELIRRFAESSNETAGEHFTPRDIVELTTSLLFTNEEELTSSGLVRSIYDPTAGTGGFLSSGMEYVHKLNEKASLSAFGQELNPESYAICKADMLIKGQKVDNIKLGNTLSNDQLRSDKFDYMLSNPPFGVDWKKIQKYITDEHTQKGFEGRFGAGLPRVSDGSLLFLMHLISKMRPESEGGSRIGIILNGSPLFTGGAGSGESEIRRYVLENDLLEAIVALPTDMFYNTGIATYIWVLSNHKPTARKGKVQLINASKERAKTGGRGRSGGGEVEGDDENVFYAVMRKSLGSKRKELTEEAIETIVQTYGQFVENDFSKIFDYKAFGYRRITVERPLKLAIYPKDAIRLEALQADSVWLKMDEISQQAILDALASFDSEKYLSRDKFLKQLKSKLVDVKLSAVQLKLIVKHLGEHDDEAEVCKAKGQIESNPDLRDNENVPLTENIADYFAREVLPHVPDAWIDESKLDPKDGEVGIVGYEIPFNRHFYVYEPPRALAEIDADLDAISAEIMQLLNEVHS; the protein is encoded by the coding sequence ATGACTAATAACAATTTCTCTTCAACAGCGGCATTTCTATGGTCAGTAGCTGACCTGTTACGTGGCGACTTCAAGCAATCTCAATACGGACGCATCATTCTCCCTTTCACCTTGCTAAGGCGCTTAGAGTGTGTCCTTGCTGCTACAAAGGCTGATGTTCTGGCTAAATACGATGCAGTAAAATCAATGCCGATTGAAGCGCAGGACAAACTACTTACCCATGCTGCGCAGTTAAGCTTTTATAACACCTCAAAAATGGATTTGAACCGTCTTGGTGAAACTGGTGTAGCGAATAATCTTCAGAATTATATTCAATCATTTAGCCCAAATGCCCGTGAGATTTTTGAGTATTTCGACTTTTTTAATACCATCGATAAATTGGAAGAAGCCGACCTGCTTTATAAAGTTGCAAAACGTTTTGCGACCACAGATCTTCACCCTGACGCCATTAGCAACTATGGTATGGGTTTAGTGTTTGAAGAGCTTATCCGACGCTTTGCCGAAAGCTCAAATGAAACCGCAGGGGAACACTTTACCCCAAGGGATATTGTTGAGCTGACAACGTCATTGCTTTTCACTAACGAAGAAGAGTTAACCAGTTCAGGCTTGGTACGCTCAATCTATGACCCTACAGCAGGAACCGGTGGCTTCTTATCGTCTGGTATGGAGTATGTCCACAAACTCAACGAGAAAGCCTCTCTATCAGCATTCGGTCAAGAGCTGAACCCAGAGTCATACGCAATCTGTAAAGCAGATATGCTGATTAAGGGGCAGAAGGTCGATAATATCAAACTGGGCAATACGTTATCGAATGACCAGCTCCGCAGTGATAAGTTTGACTATATGCTATCTAATCCACCTTTTGGTGTGGATTGGAAGAAAATCCAAAAATACATCACTGATGAGCATACCCAAAAAGGTTTTGAAGGCCGCTTTGGTGCGGGCTTACCTCGCGTGTCTGATGGTTCATTACTGTTTTTGATGCACCTAATTAGTAAAATGCGCCCTGAAAGTGAAGGTGGTTCACGTATTGGTATCATCCTAAATGGCTCCCCACTTTTTACTGGCGGAGCGGGTAGCGGTGAGAGTGAAATTAGACGTTATGTTCTGGAGAATGACCTACTCGAAGCAATTGTGGCGTTGCCTACTGATATGTTCTACAACACGGGTATTGCCACTTATATTTGGGTGTTATCTAACCATAAGCCAACTGCTCGCAAAGGTAAGGTTCAATTAATTAATGCGTCAAAAGAGCGAGCGAAAACAGGTGGGCGCGGGCGTAGTGGTGGTGGTGAAGTTGAAGGCGATGATGAAAACGTGTTTTATGCTGTCATGCGTAAATCACTGGGTAGTAAGCGAAAAGAACTAACAGAAGAAGCGATTGAGACAATCGTGCAAACATACGGTCAGTTTGTAGAAAACGATTTTAGTAAAATCTTTGATTACAAAGCGTTTGGCTATCGTCGAATTACGGTTGAACGCCCACTGAAATTAGCCATTTACCCGAAAGATGCTATACGCCTTGAAGCTCTGCAAGCAGATAGTGTTTGGCTGAAAATGGATGAAATCAGCCAACAAGCTATTCTTGATGCTCTCGCTTCCTTTGACTCCGAAAAATATTTGTCTCGTGATAAATTCCTCAAGCAGCTAAAAAGCAAGCTGGTGGATGTTAAACTAAGTGCTGTGCAGTTAAAACTGATTGTCAAACACCTTGGTGAGCACGACGATGAAGCTGAAGTGTGCAAAGCCAAAGGCCAGATTGAATCTAATCCTGATTTGCGTGATAACGAAAACGTACCACTCACTGAAAATATTGCCGATTACTTTGCTCGAGAAGTTCTGCCACACGTACCGGATGCTTGGATTGATGAAAGTAAACTAGACCCGAAAGATGGTGAAGTGGGTATTGTTGGATATGAAATCCCATTTAACCGCCATTTCTATGTTTATGAACCACCGAGAGCACTAGCCGAGATTGATGCTGATTTGGATGCGATCTCAGCAGAAATTATGCAATTGCTTAATGAGGTACATTCATAA
- a CDS encoding antirestriction protein: MQASVVPLSARPNFWQTHFGTVKGFATFEVVIFTIMGQFCDEYTGGYWEYCTLPNGGAFIYPDLDSEKLTLFNMHNGNETQLSPEAAGVAVCLMLYSQWSFRTESEVLVERFYQLRDYAIQHPESSAIFHLID, translated from the coding sequence ATGCAAGCTAGTGTTGTTCCTCTTTCTGCTAGGCCAAATTTCTGGCAAACCCACTTTGGCACAGTAAAAGGCTTCGCCACGTTTGAAGTAGTAATTTTCACTATCATGGGCCAGTTCTGTGATGAGTACACTGGCGGCTATTGGGAGTATTGCACCTTACCCAACGGTGGCGCATTTATTTATCCTGATTTGGACTCTGAAAAACTCACACTGTTCAATATGCACAATGGCAATGAAACGCAACTGAGCCCTGAAGCGGCAGGTGTCGCTGTCTGCTTGATGTTGTATAGCCAGTGGTCATTTAGAACGGAAAGTGAAGTACTGGTTGAGCGTTTCTACCAACTTCGTGACTATGCCATTCAACATCCTGAAAGTTCAGCTATTTTTCATCTTATCGATTAA
- a CDS encoding restriction endonuclease subunit S produces MAGRYKAYPEYKDSGVEWLQEIPSNWNVERTKRMFFLKRSLVGSKSSNYQLLSLTLKGIIPRDISSGEGKIPESFDTYQKVDENDLVFCLFDIDETPRTIGISPLNGMITGAYNVYGCFDSCYPTYAYYYFYHIDTFKGLKPFYTGLRKVVRTETFSNIEMPCPSMEEQKKIANFLDRETAKVDTLITKQEKLVELLKEKRQAVISHAVTKGLNPDVPMKDSGVEWLGEVPEHWVVLKLKHLIQSLESGCSVNAADTPAKTGEIGVLKTSCVYTRRFRVEENKTVLQEDLPRVKCPIRKGAIIISRMNTPELVGASALVNVDIDNIYLPDRLWQTNFNKSFDIEAEFLAYFMTVEGFRNQISLSAEGASSSMQNIAKEDYLAINAILPQLKEQIEIVNYIKKNEAKFLRLEAQVMNTIELLKERKTALISAAVTGKIDVRDWQPKGIQ; encoded by the coding sequence ATGGCGGGGCGTTATAAGGCTTATCCTGAGTATAAGGATTCAGGGGTTGAGTGGCTTCAGGAGATTCCTTCCAATTGGAATGTTGAGAGAACAAAGCGTATGTTTTTTTTGAAGAGAAGCCTTGTTGGAAGTAAATCATCTAACTATCAGCTGTTATCACTAACACTAAAAGGTATTATTCCTCGAGATATATCTTCAGGTGAAGGAAAGATACCTGAGAGCTTTGATACTTATCAAAAAGTCGATGAAAATGATCTGGTTTTTTGCCTGTTTGATATAGATGAAACACCAAGAACTATAGGTATCTCACCACTAAATGGGATGATTACTGGTGCATATAATGTATATGGTTGTTTTGATAGTTGCTATCCAACTTATGCCTATTATTATTTTTACCATATTGACACATTTAAAGGTTTAAAGCCTTTTTATACAGGGCTAAGGAAAGTAGTAAGAACTGAGACGTTTAGCAATATTGAAATGCCTTGCCCTTCAATGGAAGAACAAAAGAAAATCGCTAACTTCCTCGATCGCGAAACCGCCAAAGTTGACACTCTAATCACCAAGCAAGAAAAACTGGTTGAGTTGTTAAAAGAAAAACGTCAAGCAGTAATTTCTCACGCAGTGACCAAAGGGCTTAACCCAGATGTACCAATGAAGGATTCAGGTGTGGAATGGTTGGGTGAAGTGCCAGAGCATTGGGTTGTATTGAAACTCAAGCATCTCATTCAATCATTAGAGTCTGGATGTAGCGTCAATGCTGCGGATACACCAGCCAAAACGGGTGAAATTGGTGTATTAAAAACAAGCTGTGTTTATACAAGACGCTTTCGTGTAGAAGAAAATAAAACGGTTTTACAAGAAGACTTGCCAAGAGTTAAGTGTCCTATCAGAAAAGGGGCAATCATCATAAGTCGCATGAATACTCCTGAATTGGTTGGCGCTAGTGCATTAGTAAATGTTGATATTGATAATATTTACCTGCCTGATCGATTATGGCAAACAAATTTTAATAAGAGTTTTGATATAGAAGCTGAATTCTTAGCATACTTTATGACAGTTGAAGGTTTTAGAAATCAGATATCGTTATCTGCAGAAGGTGCTAGTAGTAGCATGCAAAATATAGCAAAAGAAGATTATCTTGCAATTAACGCTATACTTCCTCAGTTAAAAGAACAAATAGAGATAGTTAACTATATTAAAAAAAATGAAGCTAAGTTTTTGCGGCTTGAAGCACAAGTAATGAACACAATTGAGTTATTAAAAGAACGCAAAACAGCTCTTATTTCAGCCGCAGTAACAGGCAAAATTGATGTGCGTGATTGGCAACCAAAAGGAATTCAATAA
- a CDS encoding DUF932 domain-containing protein, giving the protein MTRLASRFGAANSIRRDRPLTIEELFRTVPSVFSEEKHESRSDRYTYIPTITLLDSLQKEGFYPFFACQTRVRDTSRREHTKHLLRLRRHDQITGIQVPEIILLNSHDGSSSYQMLPGLFRAVCSNGLVCGDTFGEVRVPHKGDVVSKVIEGAYEVLETFDTVAEKREKMQSLLLPPPAQQALAQAALTYRFGEEHQPITEEQVLQHRRWEDKKDDLWTVYQRLQENLIKGGLSGRNAKGKRARTRSVNGIDGDIKLNKALWVMTEKMHECFSGRERI; this is encoded by the coding sequence ATGACTCGCTTAGCTTCCCGCTTTGGTGCGGCGAATAGTATTCGTCGTGACCGACCGTTAACTATTGAAGAATTGTTTCGTACTGTACCGAGTGTTTTTTCTGAAGAAAAACACGAATCCAGAAGTGACCGATACACTTATATCCCCACCATTACCTTATTAGATAGTCTTCAAAAGGAAGGCTTCTATCCGTTCTTTGCTTGTCAGACTCGTGTACGTGATACCAGTCGTCGAGAACACACGAAGCATTTGTTACGGTTACGTCGTCATGACCAAATCACAGGAATCCAAGTACCTGAAATTATTCTCTTAAATAGTCATGATGGTTCAAGCAGTTATCAAATGTTACCGGGATTATTTAGAGCTGTATGTTCGAACGGTTTAGTGTGCGGTGATACCTTTGGCGAAGTGAGAGTACCGCACAAAGGCGATGTGGTGAGTAAAGTAATTGAAGGGGCTTATGAGGTATTGGAAACGTTTGATACGGTTGCTGAAAAGCGCGAAAAAATGCAATCATTATTGTTACCACCACCAGCACAACAAGCCTTAGCACAAGCAGCTCTGACCTATCGTTTTGGTGAGGAACATCAGCCTATTACTGAGGAGCAAGTATTACAACATCGTCGCTGGGAAGATAAGAAAGATGATCTTTGGACGGTATACCAACGTTTGCAGGAGAATTTAATTAAAGGGGGGTTATCGGGCAGAAATGCCAAAGGCAAGCGCGCTCGTACTCGTTCGGTGAATGGCATTGATGGTGATATTAAATTGAATAAGGCATTGTGGGTGATGACAGAAAAGATGCATGAGTGCTTTTCTGGAAGAGAAAGAATATAG